One genomic window of Osmia bicornis bicornis chromosome 5, iOsmBic2.1, whole genome shotgun sequence includes the following:
- the LOC114877922 gene encoding myocardin-related transcription factor A isoform X6 yields MVTLDTEQKPERQHCVRRMCAICRRIKRDKALKVKLMLRRPINQLVAQGIMPPLKTPPAFHEQRKQLERAKTGDLLKAKIQQRPGREELVRQHILEDVGHVDPSLAERQRMLKKARLADQLNDQLSHRPGPLELIQKNILHTEEPIERAVKEGHIPFKATCEGQVTKPQHPDHYITFEDDSQSSEGAPSPQLESRSDVLETAAASAGIVTVSLSIPTTGGAVVVSSTSPVFQQASGESTIQTFAELCNTVVGSQQHQQQSQQQAQHNQQHASTQASQTNGPSTTLLPLAPAPSPMSLGSTTSSLSPLSNISIASPPAPPPAAITPRPQPSPIAASACQRTDAPGKDKNRKKSKTKSQPKTRTIKFHEYKGPPNAQKTSVSSTTSGLGSAPPGETSYELLLQQQQLFLQWQLEWQHKYPQIILPAAQKPLSLNSSGASDAGSISGSSVNAPSPAPSNSSNNPSEQPPLRPLGKLEDMKVSDLKVELKRRNLPVSGSKPQLIERLKPFTESSSSNSTSNSNGPHVTHMGHILMDTPGPMTSDESSSHAKSPGSTVKDEPNSPRMDSPHGSEHDDPSSPPGDEIIKEQRKRIEELQRELYKSQQQLQQIRQTQPTTVHAEKLVLQQHIQNKMQQQQLALHLQQLQHLQQQQQQHQQQQQQQQQQQNQQQSQQQTQQHATFQQLNAKASLAAFLQAQPNNTTAILDSSALTAINNKKNQTKNSATVQIPAAIVFNLPKPTKLNGSLLSALVAQAQAQQQQQQQQQQQQQQQAIASEEGKPPPPQYDEAAKLLKVKIEPVQKSHIKSQVVDDVLEILIKNGELPPSAAQDPATPTTPNRQLQQNLVFTAPADSQTHSLVFTAASPISPISPIAMEVSQSDCVSSPAPAPPPPPPLPLATFSIQLPTALQQLQQQEEITSFNTDLLNTEGDLDTAMLLSPQSTQQTSPDPQPPQEVTSSDNANLDLKELELDLETLDTMDFSQLECDLGVKMEAPQELMDIGDMPMDMDDPDWLDSLMPQSPPTASTTVSNHQPPPTSMSSGTDIYDPLLASSQDPFDLFNMEDSDFKMSSDLSLTWDKVDFAT; encoded by the exons CGTTGAAGGTGAAGCTTATGCTGAGGCGACCCATCAATCAACTAGTCGCGCAAGGCATCATGCCGC CCCTGAAGACACCGCCGGCGTTCCACGAGCAGCGTAAACAGTTGGAACGAGCGAAAACTGGTGACCTGTTGAAGGCGAAAATTCAGCAGAGACCAGGCAGGGAGGAGCTGGTTAGGCAGCACATCCTTGAGGATGTGGGTCACGTGGATCCGAGCCTGGCCGAGAGGCAACGTATGCTGAAGAAGGCCAGGTTAGCCGACCAGCTGAACGATCAACTCAGTCATCGACCCGGACCGCTCGAGCTCATCCAGAAGAATATTCTGCACACGGAGGAGCCCATTGAAAGGGCGGTCAAAG AGGGTCACATTCCCTTCAAGGCGACCTGCGAAGGCCAGGTAACCAAGCCTCAACACCCGGACCATTACATCACCTTCGAGGACGACTCTCAGAGTTCCGAGGGTGCACCCTCCCCGCAGCTGGAGTCCCGGTCGGACGTTCTGGAAACGGCGGCTGCCTCTGCGGGCATAGTGACTGTTTCTCTTAGTATTCCAACGACCGGCGGTGCGGTGGTCGTCTCCTCCACGTCACCGGTGTTCCAGCAAGCGTCCGGCGAGTCGACGATACAGACGTTCGCGGAATTGTGCAACACCGTGGTCGGTTCTCAGCAACATCAGCAACAGTCGCAGCAGCAGGCTCAACACAACCAACAGCATGCATCGACGCAG GCGAGTCAGACAAACGGTCCATCGACGACCCTCCTTCCACTGGCGCCGGCGCCCAGTCCGATGTCCTTGGGCTCGACCACGTCCAGCCTGAGCCCCCTTTCCAATATCTCGATAGCGTCGCCACCGGCACCACCGCCGGCTGCCATCACACCGAGACCACAACCTAGCCCCATAGCAGCGTCCGCGTGTCAAAGGACCGATGCTCCTGGCAAGGATAAGAACAGGAAGAAGTCGAAGACCAAAAGTCAACCGAAAACGCGTACCATCAAGTTCCACGAGTACAAA GGCCCTCCAAACGCGCAAAAGACGTCGGTGTCGTCCACCACTTCCGGTCTCGGTTCGGCGCCTCCCGGTGAGACCAGCTACGAGCTCCTCCTTCAGCAACAGCAGCTCTTCCTGCAATGGCAGCTCGAATGGCAGCACAAG TATCCTCAGATCATTCTACCGGCGGCGCAAAAACCATTGTCCTTGAACAGCAGCGGCGCCAGCGACGCTGGAAGCATCAGCGGGAGCAGCGTGAATGCCCCGAGTCCGGCGCCCTCGAATTCCTCCAATAACCCCTCGGAACAGCCTCCGTTGAGGCCTCTGGGCAAGTTGGAGGATATGAAAG TAAGTGATCTCAAAGTGGAATTGAAACGTCGAAATTTGCCGGTGTCTGGCTCGAAGCCACAGCTGATCGAACGATTAAAGCCGTTCACGGAATCGTCCAGCAGCAATTCGACGTCCAACTCGAATGGACCGCACGTGACTCATATGGGTCACATATTGATGGACACCCCGGGACCAATGACGTCCGATGAGTCTAGTTCGCATGCCAAGAGTCCTGGTTCCACTGTTAAGGATGAACCCAACAGTCCACGGATGGATTCTCCGCATGGCAGCGAACACGACGACCCATCCAGTCCTCCAG GAGACGAAATTATCAAAGAGCAGAGAAAGCGAATAGAAGAGTTGCAGCGAGAGTTGTATAAATCTCAGCAACAACTTCAGCAAATTCGCCAGACCCAGCCGACCACCGTTCACGCTGAGAAACTAGTGCTTCAGCAACACATACAGAACAAGATGCAGCAACAACAGCTGGCTTTACATTTGCAACAGTTGCAGCATCtccaacaacagcagcagcaacatcaacagcagcagcagcagcaacagcaacaacagaatcaacagCAGTCGCAACAGCAAACCCAACAACACGCCACGTTCCAACAACTGAACGCGAAGGCAAGCCTCGCCGCGTTCTTGCAAGCACAACCAAACAACACCACTGCCATTCTCGACTCGTCGGCTTTGACCGCGATCAACAACAAGAAGAATCAGACGAAGAACAGCGCTACTGTACAGATTCCAGCTGCGATCGTTTTCAATCTGCCAAAACCTACGAAATTGAATGGTTCTTTGCTGAGTGCGTTGGTAGCGCAGGCGCAAGctcaacaacaacagcagcaacaacaacagcagcagcagcagcagcaagcTATTGCGTCTGAGGAGGGCAAACCACCGCCGCCTCAGTACGACGAAGCGGCGAAGCTTCTAAAG GTAAAGATCGAACCAGTTCAAAAGAGCCACATCAAAAGTCAAGTCGTAGACGACGTGCTGGAGATCTTAATCAAGAACGGCGAGCTACCACCGAGCGCTGCCCAGGACCCAGCCACTCCTACCACACCCAACAGGCAGCTCCAGCAGAACCTGGTGTTCACAGCGCCGGCGGACAGTCAGACCCACTCGTTGGTTTTCACCGCTGCTAGTCCAATCAGTCCGATCAGCCCGATCGCGATGGAGGTTTCCCAGAGCGATTGCGTGAGTTCACCGGCACCGGCACCACCGCCACCGCCTCCATTGCCTTTGGCCACGTTCTCGATTCAATTACCCACTGCGTTGCAACAGTTGCAGCAACAGGAGGAGATCACCTCGTTCAACACGGACCTACTGAACACCGAGGGGGACCTGGACACCGCGATGCTGCTCAGTCCTCAATCGACTCAACAGACGTCGCCTGATCCTCAACCCCCGCAGGAAGTCACCTCGTCGGACAACGCAAACTTAGACCTTAAG GAACTTGAACTAGACCTAGAGACCCTAGATACAATGGACTTCAGTCAATTGGAGTGCGATCTAGGAGTGAAAATGGAAGCGCCACAGGAACTGATGGACATCGGAGACATGCCCATGGACATGGACGACCCAGATTGGTTAGACTCTTTAATGCCACAGTCACCTCCGACCGCTTCCACGACCGTTTCCAATCATCAACCACCTCCCACGAGCATGTCGAGCGGAACGGATATATACGATCCGTTGTTGGCCAGCAGTCAGGACCCGTTCGATTTGTTCAACATGGAGGATTCCGACTTCAAGATGTCGTCCGATTTGTCGCTTACCTGGGACAAAGTCGACTTCGCGACCTAG
- the LOC114875389 gene encoding aprataxin, with translation MKRKPKLTTTDATAPKKHHWATGLLISMEDPELKVKEDDKIVVIKDKYPKAQYHYLILPKADIPSLWHIKKENEDLLFHMAKVADDLIKEHKDSEFFIGYHAVPSMHRLHLHVISTDFNSPCLKTKYHWNSFTTPFFLHSADVCNQLREKGELKRLKSEDSAQHLNTPLKCHKCSATPKNMPDLKRHLLVHLSDRKGMNID, from the exons atGAAACGCAAACCAAAATTGACCACAACTGATGCAACAGCTCCAAAGAAACATCACTGGGCAACAGGCTTGCTTATTTCTATGGAGGACCCTGAACTTAAAGTGAAGGAGGATGATAAAATAGTTGTTATTAAGGACAAATATCCAAAAGcccaatatcattatttaatCCTACCAAAAGCAGATATCCCTTCATTGTGGCATATTAAAAAAGAGAATGAAGATTTGTTGTTTCACATGGCTAAAGTTGCTGATGATTTAATTAAGGAACATAAGGATTCTGAATTTTT CATTGGGTATCATGCTGTACCAAGCATGCACAGGTTACACTTACATGTAATAAGCACAGACTTTAACAGTCCATGCTTGAAAACAAAGTATCACTGGAATTCGTTTACAACTCCGTTCTTTTTGCATTCGGCAG ATGTTTGCAATCAGTTACGTGAGAAAGGTGAACTTAAAAGATTAAAATCCGAGGACAGTGCTCAACACCTGAACACTCCGCTGAAGTGTCACAAATGTTCAGCCACTCCGAAAAATATGCCCGATTTGAAACGGCACTTGCTGGTTCATCTGTCGGATCGAAAGGGTATGAATATAGattaa
- the LOC114877922 gene encoding myocardin-related transcription factor A isoform X7, translating to MLRRPINQLVAQGIMPPLKTPPAFHEQRKQLERAKTGDLLKAKIQQRPGREELVRQHILEDVGHVDPSLAERQRMLKKARLADQLNDQLSHRPGPLELIQKNILHTEEPIERAVKEGHIPFKATCEGQVTKPQHPDHYITFEDDSQSSEGAPSPQLESRSDVLETAAASAGIVTVSLSIPTTGGAVVVSSTSPVFQQASGESTIQTFAELCNTVVGSQQHQQQSQQQAQHNQQHASTQASQTNGPSTTLLPLAPAPSPMSLGSTTSSLSPLSNISIASPPAPPPAAITPRPQPSPIAASACQRTDAPGKDKNRKKSKTKSQPKTRTIKFHEYKGPPNAQKTSVSSTTSGLGSAPPGETSYELLLQQQQLFLQWQLEWQHKYPQIILPAAQKPLSLNSSGASDAGSISGSSVNAPSPAPSNSSNNPSEQPPLRPLGKLEDMKVSDLKVELKRRNLPVSGSKPQLIERLKPFTESSSSNSTSNSNGPHVTHMGHILMDTPGPMTSDESSSHAKSPGSTVKDEPNSPRMDSPHGSEHDDPSSPPGDEIIKEQRKRIEELQRELYKSQQQLQQIRQTQPTTVHAEKLVLQQHIQNKMQQQQLALHLQQLQHLQQQQQQHQQQQQQQQQQQNQQQSQQQTQQHATFQQLNAKASLAAFLQAQPNNTTAILDSSALTAINNKKNQTKNSATVQIPAAIVFNLPKPTKLNGSLLSALVAQAQAQQQQQQQQQQQQQQQAIASEEGKPPPPQYDEAAKLLKVKIEPVQKSHIKSQVVDDVLEILIKNGELPPSAAQDPATPTTPNRQLQQNLVFTAPADSQTHSLVFTAASPISPISPIAMEVSQSDCVSSPAPAPPPPPPLPLATFSIQLPTALQQLQQQEEITSFNTDLLNTEGDLDTAMLLSPQSTQQTSPDPQPPQEVTSSDNANLDLKELELDLETLDTMDFSQLECDLGVKMEAPQELMDIGDMPMDMDDPDWLDSLMPQSPPTASTTVSNHQPPPTSMSSGTDIYDPLLASSQDPFDLFNMEDSDFKMSSDLSLTWDKVDFAT from the exons ATGCTGAGGCGACCCATCAATCAACTAGTCGCGCAAGGCATCATGCCGC CCCTGAAGACACCGCCGGCGTTCCACGAGCAGCGTAAACAGTTGGAACGAGCGAAAACTGGTGACCTGTTGAAGGCGAAAATTCAGCAGAGACCAGGCAGGGAGGAGCTGGTTAGGCAGCACATCCTTGAGGATGTGGGTCACGTGGATCCGAGCCTGGCCGAGAGGCAACGTATGCTGAAGAAGGCCAGGTTAGCCGACCAGCTGAACGATCAACTCAGTCATCGACCCGGACCGCTCGAGCTCATCCAGAAGAATATTCTGCACACGGAGGAGCCCATTGAAAGGGCGGTCAAAG AGGGTCACATTCCCTTCAAGGCGACCTGCGAAGGCCAGGTAACCAAGCCTCAACACCCGGACCATTACATCACCTTCGAGGACGACTCTCAGAGTTCCGAGGGTGCACCCTCCCCGCAGCTGGAGTCCCGGTCGGACGTTCTGGAAACGGCGGCTGCCTCTGCGGGCATAGTGACTGTTTCTCTTAGTATTCCAACGACCGGCGGTGCGGTGGTCGTCTCCTCCACGTCACCGGTGTTCCAGCAAGCGTCCGGCGAGTCGACGATACAGACGTTCGCGGAATTGTGCAACACCGTGGTCGGTTCTCAGCAACATCAGCAACAGTCGCAGCAGCAGGCTCAACACAACCAACAGCATGCATCGACGCAG GCGAGTCAGACAAACGGTCCATCGACGACCCTCCTTCCACTGGCGCCGGCGCCCAGTCCGATGTCCTTGGGCTCGACCACGTCCAGCCTGAGCCCCCTTTCCAATATCTCGATAGCGTCGCCACCGGCACCACCGCCGGCTGCCATCACACCGAGACCACAACCTAGCCCCATAGCAGCGTCCGCGTGTCAAAGGACCGATGCTCCTGGCAAGGATAAGAACAGGAAGAAGTCGAAGACCAAAAGTCAACCGAAAACGCGTACCATCAAGTTCCACGAGTACAAA GGCCCTCCAAACGCGCAAAAGACGTCGGTGTCGTCCACCACTTCCGGTCTCGGTTCGGCGCCTCCCGGTGAGACCAGCTACGAGCTCCTCCTTCAGCAACAGCAGCTCTTCCTGCAATGGCAGCTCGAATGGCAGCACAAG TATCCTCAGATCATTCTACCGGCGGCGCAAAAACCATTGTCCTTGAACAGCAGCGGCGCCAGCGACGCTGGAAGCATCAGCGGGAGCAGCGTGAATGCCCCGAGTCCGGCGCCCTCGAATTCCTCCAATAACCCCTCGGAACAGCCTCCGTTGAGGCCTCTGGGCAAGTTGGAGGATATGAAAG TAAGTGATCTCAAAGTGGAATTGAAACGTCGAAATTTGCCGGTGTCTGGCTCGAAGCCACAGCTGATCGAACGATTAAAGCCGTTCACGGAATCGTCCAGCAGCAATTCGACGTCCAACTCGAATGGACCGCACGTGACTCATATGGGTCACATATTGATGGACACCCCGGGACCAATGACGTCCGATGAGTCTAGTTCGCATGCCAAGAGTCCTGGTTCCACTGTTAAGGATGAACCCAACAGTCCACGGATGGATTCTCCGCATGGCAGCGAACACGACGACCCATCCAGTCCTCCAG GAGACGAAATTATCAAAGAGCAGAGAAAGCGAATAGAAGAGTTGCAGCGAGAGTTGTATAAATCTCAGCAACAACTTCAGCAAATTCGCCAGACCCAGCCGACCACCGTTCACGCTGAGAAACTAGTGCTTCAGCAACACATACAGAACAAGATGCAGCAACAACAGCTGGCTTTACATTTGCAACAGTTGCAGCATCtccaacaacagcagcagcaacatcaacagcagcagcagcagcaacagcaacaacagaatcaacagCAGTCGCAACAGCAAACCCAACAACACGCCACGTTCCAACAACTGAACGCGAAGGCAAGCCTCGCCGCGTTCTTGCAAGCACAACCAAACAACACCACTGCCATTCTCGACTCGTCGGCTTTGACCGCGATCAACAACAAGAAGAATCAGACGAAGAACAGCGCTACTGTACAGATTCCAGCTGCGATCGTTTTCAATCTGCCAAAACCTACGAAATTGAATGGTTCTTTGCTGAGTGCGTTGGTAGCGCAGGCGCAAGctcaacaacaacagcagcaacaacaacagcagcagcagcagcagcaagcTATTGCGTCTGAGGAGGGCAAACCACCGCCGCCTCAGTACGACGAAGCGGCGAAGCTTCTAAAG GTAAAGATCGAACCAGTTCAAAAGAGCCACATCAAAAGTCAAGTCGTAGACGACGTGCTGGAGATCTTAATCAAGAACGGCGAGCTACCACCGAGCGCTGCCCAGGACCCAGCCACTCCTACCACACCCAACAGGCAGCTCCAGCAGAACCTGGTGTTCACAGCGCCGGCGGACAGTCAGACCCACTCGTTGGTTTTCACCGCTGCTAGTCCAATCAGTCCGATCAGCCCGATCGCGATGGAGGTTTCCCAGAGCGATTGCGTGAGTTCACCGGCACCGGCACCACCGCCACCGCCTCCATTGCCTTTGGCCACGTTCTCGATTCAATTACCCACTGCGTTGCAACAGTTGCAGCAACAGGAGGAGATCACCTCGTTCAACACGGACCTACTGAACACCGAGGGGGACCTGGACACCGCGATGCTGCTCAGTCCTCAATCGACTCAACAGACGTCGCCTGATCCTCAACCCCCGCAGGAAGTCACCTCGTCGGACAACGCAAACTTAGACCTTAAG GAACTTGAACTAGACCTAGAGACCCTAGATACAATGGACTTCAGTCAATTGGAGTGCGATCTAGGAGTGAAAATGGAAGCGCCACAGGAACTGATGGACATCGGAGACATGCCCATGGACATGGACGACCCAGATTGGTTAGACTCTTTAATGCCACAGTCACCTCCGACCGCTTCCACGACCGTTTCCAATCATCAACCACCTCCCACGAGCATGTCGAGCGGAACGGATATATACGATCCGTTGTTGGCCAGCAGTCAGGACCCGTTCGATTTGTTCAACATGGAGGATTCCGACTTCAAGATGTCGTCCGATTTGTCGCTTACCTGGGACAAAGTCGACTTCGCGACCTAG